Below is a genomic region from Mustela lutreola isolate mMusLut2 chromosome 1, mMusLut2.pri, whole genome shotgun sequence.
tccctctgcctctgtctgcctctccgtctgcctgtgcttgcgctctgtagctctctctctctaacaaataaataaaaatctttaaaaaaaaaagagtcccaggTACTGTTGAGAACCCACGACCTTGAATTTGCAGTGGTCATCAACCTGTCTGCTGTTCTAACTCCCCTCTGGCAACATCAGTTAGCTACTCGAGCACAGGAATGAAAAAGATGGAGAATGGGTTCGTTCCAGGCGAAGTTTTCCTGGACAGCCGGAACAAAAAGTTAACAGGCAAGTCATCCAGGGCACCTGTGAGTGATCAGGACGCCTGGTGGCTGAGTTGGCTGAGCGACCGGCTCCtggcttcaactcaggtcatgatctgagccctgTCCCGGGCTCTGCGCTCTGCGTGGAGCCTGctggagaatctctctctctccctttgctcgtCCCTTGTGCACTCtcactccctctaaaataaaaataaataaaaccttaaaaaaagaaagaaagatataatgAATCGTGGATGCCAagccagagaggaagaggagtgAAGCGAAAAAGGGCCTGACCAGGAGAAAGAAAACGGTAATGGACGGAGGCTGCGAAGCGGTCAGGAAGAGCTGAACTTCAGGGGCTCGGACTGCTAGAAAGACAGGAAATACGGTGAGAACAGGCTATCTCAAAATCAAATCTTAACAAGTAGCACGGGGCCAGGCACAGAAGCTCCGTGGTGGCAAGGAGGTAGAAAGCGGGGCTGAGGAGGTAACAGCCGTGAGTCAGGGGATGGACGGAGCTGCCCCGTGAGCCTCAGGTGCTGCTGGAGGGAGACCCGCGCGAACACCCTCGTGTGGGCACACGGTGCGCTGCGTGAGGAGTAGGAGGGTGAACTGGTTCTGGTTTCAGATGCTTCCAGAGCATTAAAATGCAGCATTAGGTAGATTCATAAATGTAAgttcataaaaattatttctaattatttctctAGGAAGTAAGGGAAGTAAGTTCATCCCAGTAGTAATGCACTAGGTCAAAGGAAATTGTTCAACAGGGCTTAATCCTAAGTACACAAGAGTCTCCTGCCACTTTATTATGACAGAAATAAGCAAAACCTCTTACTTTCAAAATGAACTATTCCATCAATCTGATCAATAAATCCATTCATACGTCCTTCTGTTATCATTTGTGATGCTATTTTTTctgcctgttaaaaaaaaaagaaaccataaactCTTGTAAACTTTATCATGTCTAACAGTTCCTCACATGTAAGAGAACTGAAATCTCTTGGTTTAGCTTCCCACAGACTTTCTCTGTTCATCTGCTGTTCATCACAAGATTCACCTTGTAAGTCTGCCTCGCTTGTCCCCCAGTCCTTCCGATATAACCCATTACTTTACGTTAGCTGGGATCTGTTTTACTTGTGAGACTTTGGACAAGAGCCTAACACTCTTACCAATTTCTTCCTCTGCTTAAAATCAAATTAACAATTTTTCTGCTCACGGAGATCCATACCTCAAAAAAGCCTACACaaactagtttttctttttacttcatttaaaTTTGCAGTGTTTATCACCtagaaaattctttaagaaagTAGTATTTTTGAAGAAAGTAATATTTTGAAGGAGGAATGATGTTCAAATTTAAAAGGGAATTAAAAAGGGGCACCaggcatgggactcttgatctcagggctgtgagtttgagccccgcactgggtgtagtgattacttaaaaaactaagctctttaaaaaaaaaaaaaaaaaaaaaaaaaaactaaatatatagatagataaataaaaactaaaaggattttaaagacaattaaggagggcgcctgggtggctgagtcggttaagtatctacctttgtatcaggccatgatctctgggtcctgggatctagtcccacataaggctccctgctctctctctcactctgcctctgtgctttccctctctctctcaaataaatacaatcctaaaaaaaaaaggcatcaaacGGAATCAAAAGGTCCTCTACCTAGTTCCTAAGgacatgtttcatgtttactaTGTGTAAGCAAACTAGCTTATGATTTGGTCATTTTAGTAATTCTGACCATGTTCACAATCAAACCTAAACAATTGTACTATCATTTATTGTTAAATAATTAGTGTCAGCCTAAAAAGAAAGTATCTTTTAATGGGAACTTAAGCTTTGGTTCGCAAATGGTTCCACTTCCTATACTATGCACTGAGTGTGTACAAGTACAGTAACTGTGTTAGGAAATTCTAAATTAATATTTCACCAACAGATAAAAGGGGACACGATCCATTACTACATGATTTAAGATATGCAAGTTAGGTAAAAGTAAGTGGATTGCTTACTTCTactcttatttaaaattaagagaatttttttaaatgatacctgAAGTGCCCTCTAAATAGTCTTGGTACTTTGTTGGTATTTGTATAGAGCCAACCAAACCTTTATCAtgactaaaaatgaaattaatttcctACTAACTCAGTCAATTAAGATAAATCAAGCATAAAAGTTACAACAGAATAGCCTAGACAATGACCACAGTTATTCtttcaaagaggtaaaatatttaACCTTTGAGTCAACTAGAGCGGAAAAAGAAGTAAGGCATGTAACAAAATCTCAAGTTcatcagaaatcagaaaacacCATGAAGTGCACTGAAACAGACACTAAACACTCTCATAAAACAGGTATCATAACCTGGAACCCCTTAAATTTTAGTGACCTAAAATTCTAGGTCACTTTAtcataaaatacagttttaaaaaaaagcaaaaaagtagGACAATTCCATTACATTACTActttaatattcaaataatttactTCCATTTTCCTGAGgctttttatgtgtatttttactgCAGTTGCCAATATTTATCGATTACATGTTGTAGTTTAATCtaacttcttttttataaattggaaataagaaaatacctTAGCTGCAGGGATCTCTAAAAGAGCTCCAAGTTCTTCAAAGgtgatattattatataatttgctTGCAGACAACAAATTATGTTCAATAACAGCTCTGTCCAAGATGCTAGaaccttaaataaatataaataagaccGTTACAAGCTTGAAACTTGTTTTACACTTTTTTCtacaaaggatttatttatttgtttgagagagagtgagtgggagggaaggggcagaggcaggacagGGAATCTCCGACAGCCCCCACGctgagcccgacacggggctcagtctcaaccTGATCCATCACACCGTACGGTCACCAACGATCAGACGTTCAACCGtaggacccaggtgccccttgttttacacttttgttttttttagaagattttgtttatttgacatggCCGAATACTATTCctctgtgtgtgcgcgtgtgtgtgtacaaacctcctctttatccattcatcagtcaatggacatttgggctctttccatgatTTGGCTGTTGCAGgcaatgctgctacaaacatcgAGGTACACGTAtttctttgaatcagtatttttgtatccttcgggtaaatacctagtagggcaACTCCTGTATTgtaggttagttctatttttaactttttgaggcacctcaacactgtcttccagagtggctacatgGGTTTGCGTTCCCACCAGAAGCGTAAGAggctccccttttctccacatcctcgccaacatctgttgtttcctgacttgttgattttagccattctgacaggtgtgaggtggtatctcattgtggttttgatttgtatttccctgatgctgagtgatgtggaccatcttttcatgtgtctgttggccatctagatgtcttctttggaaaaatgtcacccctttttaaactggattatttgttttttggatgctgaattttagaagttctttatatattttgaatattaacccttaACAGATATCACTATAATATTGTACtagtttaagatgtacaacatGATTTAATATACGTATACActgtaaaatgattaccacaataaatttAACCAACACCCATCACCTCacgttttgttttgggttttttttgtggtgagaacttttaagatctactctcttagcaactctcAAATATAAAAAcgtaaataaatgggaaaataggAAAACTTAATACTTTTCAGATGGCAATAATCCCCAAGTTGATTTATGGACTCAGGGCTCTTGGCAGACACTAACAAACTGATTTTACTATTCATTCTGTTGGGACTCAGAggagccaaaacaatcttgagaggAAAAACAGTTGGAGGACTCATAcatcccaatttcaaaacttgcTATAAAGATaaccaaaacagtgtggtactggcataggGATAGGAATACAGAATGGAGTAGAACTGAGACTCCAGAGGTAAATTCGcacatttatggtcaactgattatCAACAAGGGTCCCAGGATAATTTAATGGGGAACTCACAGTCTCTTCAACAGTTATGAGGACAACTGGGTATCtgcatgcaaaaaaataaaggtggaCCTTgatcttacaccatatacaaaatgaactcaaatgaatcaaatgTCTACATGTACAAGCTGTAACTACAAAACATACAGACGAAAACAGAGCAAGTCTTCACAACACTGGATTAGGCAACAACTTCTCAGTACAAAGTACAGGcaacaaaaagcagaaagaaatacactggactccatcaaaattaaagactttaatgtctcaaaggaaaccatcagaaagtgaagaaaaaacacacggaatgggagaaagtattggCAAATCATCTGGTAATGATCaggtctagaatatataaagaattcctacaattcagtaataaaaggacaaataacccagcttaaaaactgaaaaggatCCAAACAAACTTTTCTCTAAAGATATACAAACagccaataagtacatgaaaagctGTTtggggaaaggcaaatcaaagcGATGTGACGCCAACTTCATACACACGAGGATGTCCAAGTCAAAAGACGGATAACAGACGTTGGAGAAAATATGGAGAAATCAGAAACTGCACACACAGCTGACAGGAATGCAGAAAGGAGCAGCTGCTTTTGAAAACAGTCTGGCAACTTTTCAAAGGACTAACCACCAAGTTATCACATGTCCCCGTCATTCCACTCCTAGGTGAATACCGAGAAGAATTAAAAACCTGTGTTCATACAACaatttttacaaggaagatggtggaggaataggagaccataatttcatctggtcccaagACTTCAGCTAAATAGCTACCAAATCATTCTGAGCAACTGTGAACTCAACTGGAAAGCTAAGAAAAGAgtagctgcaactctacaaatagaaaagtgaccacctCCTGCAAAGTAGATGCTGCAAAGAAGCGAATCAAGGTACTACATGAGAGGACAGACCATGGCAGGGaaagggctggggtgggagccTCTGTGTACCAGCTACCACAACTGATACAGAACAGTGGAGCACAGAACCAGAACTATCAGAAGTCGGATCCAAAGCCACAGAAATgctgaaagagaaaaccaaaatggtggcatcacaattccagacttcaagctctattacaaagctgtaatcaccaagacagcatggtactggcacaaaaacagacacatagatcagtggaacagaatagagagcccagaaatacaccctcaactctatggtcaactaatcttcgacaaagcagaaaagaatgtccaatggaaaaaagacagtgtcttcaacagatggtgttgggaaaactggacagccacatgcagaagaatgaaattgggccacttccttacaccatacacaaaaatagactaaaaatggatcaaagacctcaatgtgagaaaggaatccatcaaaatcctagaggagaaaacaggtagcaacttctttgacctcggctacagcaggtttttttttttttttttaaagattttatttatttgtcagggagagagagagagagagagagagagaacaggcatacagaatggcaggcagaggcagagggagaagcaggctccctgctgagcaaggagcctgatgtgggactcaatcccaggacactgggatcatgacctgagccaaaggcagccgcttaaccaactgagccacccaggcgtcacttttttttttaaagattttatttatttgacagagagagatcacaagtaggcagagaggcaggtagagagagagagggaagcaggctccctgctgagcagagaggccaactccgggttcaatcccaggaccctgagatcatgacctgagttgaaggcagaggcttaacccactgagccacccaggtgcccactagAGCAGCTTCTTGCtggacacatctccaaaggcaagggaaacaaagacaaaaatgaacaagacaaaacgtttttgcacagcaaaggaaacagtcaacaaaaccaaaagacaaccaacagaaatagagaagatatttgcaaatgacttatcagataaagggctagtatctaaaatctatgaagaatttatcaaactcaacacccaaagaataaataatccaatcaagaaatgggcagaagacatgaacagacatttctccaacgaacacatccaaatggccaacagacacatgaaaaaatactccacGTCACACTGGTCAGaagtaaacaatgtgtgttggcgaggatgcggagaaaggggaacctcctacactgttggtgggaatgcaagctggtgcagccactctggaaaacagtatggaggttcctcaaaaagttgaaaatagagctaccctatgacccagcaatcgcactactgggtatttaccccaaagatacaaacgtagtgatctgaaggagcatctgcatcccaatgtttatagcaacaatgtccataatagccaaactgtggaaagagcctagatgtccattgacagatgaatggataaagaagatgtgacatatgtatacaatggaatattacatagtcgtcaaaagcatgaaatcttgccatttgcaacgatgtggctagaactagagggtattatgctaagtgaaataagtcaagaagagaaacataattatcatatgatctcactcatatgtggaatttaagaaacaaagcagaggatcataggggaagagaagaaaaaataaaagacgaaaccagagagggagacaaaccataagagactcttaatcacaggaaacaaactgagggctcctGGAGGCAAGGGAGATGaagggatagggtaactgggtgttTGGACATTAAGGAGGTTatgtgatgtaataagcactgggtaaagactgatgaatcacagacctgtacttctgaaaccagtaatacgtTATAcgttaattaactgaattaaaatagaaaaaaatttacatgaaTATTCACAGAAGCATTATCAGTAACCCAAAgtgaaaataatctaaatgtccatcaattgatgaggAAATAAAATGCAGTATATTCACATATAgagtattatttggcaataaaaaggaataaagttaaACAGCTTAACAATAACCCACaaccttctctctgtcaaataaataaataaataatttaaaaaaaaaaaaaaaaaggaataaagtattgataaatgctacaacatggataaacacTTTGCCAAGTGAAAAGGCTATATATTgcgtgattccatttatatgaaatgcccacCACAGACAAATCTAgtgagcagaaagcagattagcAATAATATTACACAACTTTAAGAAtacaaaaaatgaattataatttaaaaaatcacatgtcACGATTGCTAAGGGTTATAACGCCAATCAACAAAAATGTCCAGATAAATAAGAAAACCAGGAAGGCctaaaatgggagaaaacaacGGAACATCTGTCCCCTTTTTATAGTCCTATGGGAGAGATTTGAGGATTATTTGCATCCTCAGAGGTCCTAGGAAGCATCCTTTTTAGAAAGaaccttttcactttttttttccatgccaGAAAGTTCAAAGTCAAATGTGAAGTTTGACTATATCACTTCtgggaactttttctttttaactatctTTTCCCACTTGTTAGACATCTCAGAATGTTAGCTGCTCAGAAtacatggaaaagaatttaaaagtaacaacaatcaggggcgcctgggtggctcagtgggttaaagcctctgacttccgctcaggtcatgatctcagggtcctgggatcgagccccacatcaagctctctgctcagcgggaagcctgcttcctcctctgtctctcctgcctctctgcctacttgtgatctctccgtctgtcaaacaaataaataaaaaatcttttaaaaaaaagaaaaaaaaagtaacaacaatcaaaacacatacatacacactattTATAGGTGGGCTGCAAATTTAATAAGCTTTCTAGCAGTCAAGATAAGAAAAACCAACCAACtcagagtatatatattttttaagatttttatttatttatttgcacagacatcacaaacaggcagagaggcaggcggggtggggggagcaggtgccccgctgagcagagagcccgatgtggggctcgattccaggaccccgggatcatgacctgagcagaaggcagaggctctagcccaatgagccacccaggcacccccagagtgtatttaactaaaattaaaaaaaaaaaaaacccaacaaaaaaaaCTGTTCAGGAGAATCACAACTGCAAGACTGTGAAGAACTTTTCCTGAGGACTGCATCACGAATATCCTATAGAAAAAATACCTCCTTTAGACAGAATGATGAAAATCAACTAGTTTGCTTCTTAAagtataaattaaatgaaaaactcAACAGGCGGTCACTGTAATCCCTTCAGTGATCTGGTCTAACTCAGGACAGTAAGACCGGGTGAAGTGTATACCTTTCAGCAAACCCTCTGCATACATGACTTTTTATAGCTGAATTCTCTTTGATATACGATGATGTTGAATCCAAGGAACTAAGTCTAACAGATCTGCGTTTATCTTgacttttttcatgtttctgacgctctgtttatatttttattattacgtATGTTATTGTTTTCAGTTACTTTAAAACCTCTGTAGACAAACATATATAAAGTGACTGATGTTACAAACAAGCAACTATTAAAAACTTCTCTGGAAAAGGTAGCCTGGCAAGCAAATAGATCCCTTAACTAGGAAACATGACACCAAGTTCTATTCTTACTGGCAGCACTTTCACCCTGAATAACCTTAAGCAAGCTACTCTGCCAAATTTTACTCTATCTAAAATAGGACTGGATAATTACACTGTTAAAAACCGATGCTTCAAATTAAttaaggttggggcacctgggtggctccgtgggttaaagcctctgccttcagctcaggtcatggtctcagggtcctgggatcgagccctgcatcgggctctctgctcagcgggaagcctgctccccccctgcctgtctgcctctctgcctccttgtgatctctctgtcaaataaataaataaaatctctaaaaaaattaattaaggtaCTTATCAAAgcatttgagtttttaaaaaagcagtcactggggcacctgggtggctcaggtgttaagcatctgtctttggctcagatcatgatcccaaggtcctgcactgagccctgcactgggctccctgttcagcgggaagcttctccctctcccactccccctgcttgtgttccctttcttcccccacccacctctctctctgtcaaacaaataaataaataaaaattaaaaacaaataaataaaaattaaaaataaaaatcaggcaGTATTAACATAGGCTATAGTTCTGCCCTTATAGTCTCTGAAAATGCATTATTCTACGATATGCTTTCCAATAgggctatttttattatttaaacccTATCTGGATATAATACTCATTTTCAGTCAATATAATACTCCTTTTTGGTCATCAGgtgttatataaaaatattatagaaagaTATCAAGATGCTTCAAATTTAACACACTTGCCAGTAGTGTGTACCTAAATATTTGCTTCCACAAATTAAGACCTGATCATTACCATCAGCAGTAGTTGCTTTTTGGTGAGGCATTAACATGGCAGCAAACTCTTGAAGTTGATTTCCTCTGATGATCCTGTCTAGGTACATTTTCTCTAGGATCCCATAAGCAGCAAGTTGCTGGCACCTTTCATCCTTAAAAAGAGTGGCTAGCATCCGAGAACGCTGCTGTCCTAAGGGAAGCAAATGAGCATCAAATATTCTCACAACCTATTTCTCCAATAAGAAACTATGTTATGACTCCATTTTTGCCTACTAAAATACAGTCAGTTGTCCTGATTTGTGGTAGCTATGTTCTACAAAGTTACTGCCAACACAGAATTAGTGAATACTCAATTGCTCATCCAAAAAGAATGAATGACATGTATTGACACATAAAGACTGCCAAtatacaggaaggaaaaaagcaggTTACAAAGTATGCATATCATGCtactgtttattaaaaaaagaggataaaaacAGACACTTGTACAGGAAGGAAACCCAAGTAACCAGTAAAAGCTCTTAAGAACTGGAAGCAATACCATTCTATGTATTGCCTTTCAgtaacaaaaatacaataaataagatCACTGCTTAATAAGGAATGAAATGTGTAGTATGAACATGTCATCAAGCTCTCAACTAAATACAGATCAATAAACATTCTAAAAATGATTTAGAAAAGCCATGGCTTAGCATTACCAGCATTTTTTCTCAATGTCTTTTCTGCTTTGTAAGTTGAGTGATTTATATGCTATAATTtagtaaaaaagaacaaagaacagtttatttttcaaatttaccaaagaaaaggataaatgtgAGATATAAAACTAAGGCTTGAAGTTAAAGAAAATCCCAAAAGCAGTACATGATTATCAGTctctagattttaatttttatttccctctttataattttcactgaatttcattatttatttttaagagctaTATTAGGCAAACTAAATTTCATGTTATCTCTCTTAATTACTCCTAACACATGTGGGTAATAGACtgatacatgtatatttaaaaattttttaagttagcAATCTATTGTTTTTAactgtttaaatgtttaaaataaatttataattgcaTAAGACATAATTATAATTGCAATAAGACATCCCCTTGAAAAACAGTTCTTTGCTAAATCCTCCAGTAGTAATGAACCTGCAATTATTAAGCAAAGGTAACTGACTGTTCCTGAAAGCACAAATTATAAGTTTACCTGCTGATGCCAAGATGGTACAGTGCAAAGCATGTTTCAAGGCCTCTAGTCTTTCACTTTCGTGCACTATTGTCTTGTAAGAGAGCTCATTGTACCTTTGTGCAGCTTCAATGAATTTTCTTCTATAATCGAGAACACGTGCATAGCATACCTGAAGAGGGAAATTTCTcaattaggggaaaaaattcaaaatcaaagcCAAAAACTcaaaatcaaagcaaaaaataaaatgatgttctGGAGCATCTTAGTATAGCAGGATTCTCCAATACAAAACTAATCCCAAATCAGCTCATCTGTTACCTTATAGTGTATCTGTAACTGCTCATTGGTGGATTCATTCTGAAGCAATGATGCTCGATTTATGTAAG
It encodes:
- the COPS4 gene encoding COP9 signalosome complex subunit 4 isoform X2 produces the protein MDYGAAGNGSLGPRYRQILEKAVQLSGAEQLEALKAFVEAMVNENVSLVISRQLLTDFCTHLPNLPDSTAKEIYHFTLEKIQPRVISFEEQVASIRQHLASIYEKEEDWRNAAQVLVGIPLETGQKQYNVDYKLETYLKIARLYLEDDDPVQAEAYINRASLLQNESTNEQLQIHYKVCYARVLDYRRKFIEAAQRYNELSYKTIVHESERLEALKHALHCTILASAGQQRSRMLATLFKDERCQQLAAYGILEKMYLDRIIRGNQLQEFAAMLMPHQKATTADGNDQVLICGSKYLGSSILDRAVIEHNLLSASKLYNNITFEELGALLEIPAAKAEKIASQMITEGRMNGFIDQIDGIVHFETREALPTWDKQIQSLCFQVNNLLEKISQTAPEWTAQAMEAQMAQ
- the COPS4 gene encoding COP9 signalosome complex subunit 4 isoform X1 translates to MAAAVRQDLAQLMTSSGSHKDLAGKYRQILEKAVQLSGAEQLEALKAFVEAMVNENVSLVISRQLLTDFCTHLPNLPDSTAKEIYHFTLEKIQPRVISFEEQVASIRQHLASIYEKEEDWRNAAQVLVGIPLETGQKQYNVDYKLETYLKIARLYLEDDDPVQAEAYINRASLLQNESTNEQLQIHYKVCYARVLDYRRKFIEAAQRYNELSYKTIVHESERLEALKHALHCTILASAGQQRSRMLATLFKDERCQQLAAYGILEKMYLDRIIRGNQLQEFAAMLMPHQKATTADGNDQVLICGSKYLGSSILDRAVIEHNLLSASKLYNNITFEELGALLEIPAAKAEKIASQMITEGRMNGFIDQIDGIVHFETREALPTWDKQIQSLCFQVNNLLEKISQTAPEWTAQAMEAQMAQ